One genomic region from Uloborus diversus isolate 005 chromosome 2, Udiv.v.3.1, whole genome shotgun sequence encodes:
- the LOC129216232 gene encoding uncharacterized protein LOC129216232 produces the protein MALNTPAVDLSTPSESGIKIKKEKEDDDPGVKESSPPKVKNKQLSDLLSRNITITSANASRGEKSNPHPKPAVPAPAKPSTDPPAKPDPPPIDFPSTCGAFGWTTIGSVHLPFIMRGEDRFVSVRMVECKIISNYADVLPWTVFTCTNIKSYYITENEAKLLNEINSFHCEFQFGYQNFTTKDVVVRLQDTVKFYEFLETCKAKLNVQGSNAVFGDQCGYFLINYAPVPFIRRGLKKCVPLNMVYSEASSPITSTESVTEWELAYLKFLCWNANLGDKKLNSDTQLCSTEDLQNILGGIQFEEWFPNKQCSSINDGSHFSSSNGVLPKWGESVQGIHSASVTADDDKLREKINEIQDKDSLLNSFLGLNKYLDSSVSNSAHVNRNPHEQSNLLNSIQSSERTNIYSSPLENFLATSSSCNYPYSMDYHNQYTGQMQTSAPEFDRCRKSDGSLPSLASSRPKTFPPPPPLVRLGNSRIGSILGDPGMVPKASPSLYPYLPTAPSSNTSCPPWLARILEPDWLREDDNRSVLQSNEAPENLSRRLGEHDSWCPTSLPSNVNMNGAGSSSSTLRSNSNTAGVIRDNFDLSHGSLHSHGSSPRILTGPGPPPHYPTPPQSSPLQPLSFLDCAAVLGMTDIYGTRSTPNGLVDLCSPPPSPEMRTALSNSPRGTHVPSYGYQPHITRLVQVDSRYVLAINIEPLKYNSLLAVPISDVVNKFLRGTNVQSCQIVLETVFGLRLYECTSLQQEAFAKHNLQIMPGSKLVSLSDLKSCLYQLKFLLVEQEKMKEKHCDIGATELPLSKRWCGNAREC, from the coding sequence ATGGCGCTTAATACTCCCGCTGTTGATCTTTCCACTCCAAGCGAAAGCgggataaaaataaagaaagagaaagaagatGACGATCCTGGCGTAAAAGAGAGCAGTCCTCCCAAAGTGAAAAATAAGCAGTTGTCTGATTTGCTTTCTCGTAACATTACTATCACAAGTGCTAATGCTTCCCGAGGAGAGAAATCGAATCCTCATCCAAAACCAGCAGTTCCAGCTCCAGCAAAGCCATCGACAGACCCTCCAGCTAAACCCGATCCTCCCCCGATAGATTTCCCCAGTACATGCGGCGCATTCGGTTGGACCACCATTGGTTCAGTCCACTTGCCTTTCATAATGCGCGGAGAAGACAGATTCGTGTCTGTCCGCATGGTCGAGTGCAAAATTATTAGCAATTATGCAGATGTTCTTCCATGGACGGTGTTCACATGCACTAATATAAAAAGCTATTACATCACCGAAAACGAGGCGAAGTTGCTCAATGAAATTAATAGTTTCCATTGTGAATTCCAGTTTGGttatcaaaattttacaactAAGGATGTGGTGGTGCGCCTTCAAGACACTGTGAAGTTTTATGAGTTTCTTGAAACTTGTAAAGCGAAGCTTAATGTTCAAGGATCAAATGCCGTGTTTGGTGACCAATGTGGatattttcttataaattatGCTCCAGTACCTTTTATAAGAAGGGGATTAAAAAAGTGCGTTCCTCTGAACATGGTTTACTCAGAAGCTTCCTCTCCTATAACGAGTACAGAAAGTGTGACTGAGTGGGAACTAGCATATTTGAAGTTTCTGTGTTGGAATGCTAATTTAGGTGATAAGAAACTGAATTCTGACACGCAGTTGTGTAGCACTGAGGATCTTCAGAACATTCTTGGGGGCATTCAGTTTGAAGAATGGTTTCCAAATAAACAATGCTCTTCCATAAATGATGGGTCTCACTTTTCATCTTCCAATGGTGTTTTGCCTAAGTGGGGAGAATCTGTACAAGGTATTCATTCTGCTTCTGTAACTGCTGATGATGATAAACTCAGGGAAAAGATCAATGAAATCCAGGACAAAGATAGcctattaaattcatttttgggTTTGAACAAATATTTGGATTCTTCTGTTTCAAACTCTGCTCATGTCAATAGAAATCCTCATGAACAGTCTAATTTATTAAATTCCATTCAAAGTAGTGAAAGAACAAACATATATTCATCACCACTCGAAAACTTTTTGGCAACTTCTTCATCTTGTAATTATCCTTATTCTATGGATTATCATAATCAGTACACTGGACAAATGCAAACGTCAGCACCTGAGTTTGACAGGTGTAGAAAGTCTGACGGGAGCTTGCCGTCACTTGCATCCAGTAGACCCAAAACATTTCCACCTCCTCCACCTCTGGTAAGGTTGGGGAATTCGCGTATTGGCTCAATTCTAGGAGATCCTGGAATGGTGCCAAAAGCTTCACCGTCATTGTATCCTTATTTACCAACTGCTCCATCTTCAAACACATCTTGTCCTCCTTGGTTAGCGAGAATTTTAGAACCGGACTGGCTGCGTGAAGATGACAACAGATCAGTATTACAATCAAACGAGGCCCCTGAGAATTTGTCTCGGAGACTGGGTGAACACGATTCGTGGTGTCCAACCTCTTTGCCATCAAATGTGAATATGAATGGAGCTGGCTCCTCAAGTAGTACTTTGCGAAGCAATAGCAATACTGCAGGTGTGATAAGGGACAACTTCGATTTATCTCACGGTTCATTGCATTCTCACGGAAGCAGTCCAAGGATACTAACTGGACCTGGTCCACCGCCTCATTATCCAACTCCTCCACAATCATCGCCTCTCCAACCTTTATCTTTTCTTGACTGTGCCGCTGTGCTAGGTATGACTGATATTTATGGTACAAGGTCAACGCCAAATGGCTTGGTAGATCTCTGCAGTCCTCCTCCTTCACCTGAAATGCGAACAGCTTTATCTAACAGCCCAAGAGGCACACATGTGCCCAGCTATGGCTACCAGCCTCATATTACCCGCCTGGTGCAGGTTGATTCTCGATATGTGCTTGCAATCAATATTGAGCCGCTGAAATACAATTCCCTATTGGCGGTTCCTATATCAGACGTGGTTAATAAGTTCCTTCGAGGCACTAATGTACAGTCCTGCCAGATTGTGTTAGAAACTGTATTCGGACTACGCCTTTATGAATGTACCAG